One part of the Pseudemcibacter aquimaris genome encodes these proteins:
- the alr gene encoding alanine racemase: MNISRRNLLNAAVVGTAATTLPLSSANAHTPPNKAIHSSFDPWIEIRPDHVKHNIAEISRLVEGRPIMAVIKNNAYGMGIVNMGRILDDEASVSGLAVVKLSEAIELRDAGVKKPILLMGTFDEKGLEELIMRDITPMIYTPVGDALERIAAKKGTSVKITICVDTGMGRVGVPFREAADLIRDLASRPSIEIVSTMTGLNEIPDYEKMQIARLRDIQSELESDGISLGLIHAASSYSLFQSPYSYLDMVRPGMAIFGQYSSPKFKEQGLMDLKPTMALKARVVYVKKLLKGESAGYEKAYTADKDTWIATIPAGHVDGVPRAAANGGWVRIGDTNYPVIASVSASHTLVEIGPEEAVKAGDEATFFDWRDGSRPEDASAASGASVYDMIMHLNPTLPKRIV, translated from the coding sequence ATGAATATATCCAGAAGAAACCTGCTGAACGCAGCAGTTGTTGGCACAGCGGCAACCACATTGCCATTATCATCCGCGAACGCACACACACCGCCCAACAAAGCCATTCATTCATCGTTCGATCCCTGGATCGAAATCAGACCTGATCATGTAAAACACAATATTGCTGAAATCAGCCGCTTGGTTGAGGGTCGCCCTATTATGGCTGTCATCAAAAACAATGCTTACGGAATGGGCATCGTGAACATGGGACGTATTCTGGATGATGAAGCAAGTGTTTCTGGTCTTGCCGTTGTCAAATTAAGTGAGGCCATAGAACTGCGTGACGCCGGAGTCAAAAAACCGATTTTATTAATGGGGACTTTTGACGAAAAGGGGCTTGAAGAATTAATCATGCGTGATATTACGCCGATGATTTATACCCCTGTCGGTGACGCACTGGAACGCATTGCTGCAAAAAAAGGAACTTCAGTAAAAATTACCATATGCGTTGATACGGGTATGGGCCGGGTTGGCGTGCCGTTTCGTGAAGCGGCGGACTTAATCCGCGACCTTGCATCAAGACCATCCATTGAAATAGTTTCAACGATGACCGGTCTTAATGAAATTCCGGATTATGAAAAAATGCAAATTGCCCGACTTCGCGATATTCAAAGCGAACTGGAAAGTGATGGCATTTCACTTGGACTTATCCATGCGGCCTCGAGTTACAGTTTATTCCAAAGTCCTTATTCATATCTGGATATGGTTCGCCCGGGAATGGCCATTTTTGGACAATATTCCAGCCCAAAATTCAAAGAACAAGGTTTAATGGATTTAAAGCCAACCATGGCACTTAAAGCACGCGTCGTATACGTCAAAAAACTATTAAAAGGTGAAAGCGCCGGTTATGAAAAAGCCTACACCGCCGACAAAGATACTTGGATTGCAACAATTCCAGCCGGTCATGTGGACGGCGTTCCGCGCGCTGCAGCCAATGGTGGTTGGGTAAGAATTGGTGACACCAATTATCCTGTTATCGCCAGCGTTTCCGCAAGTCACACTCTGGTTGAAATCGGACCGGAAGAAGCCGTGAAAGCTGGTGACGAAGCCACTTTCTTTGATTGGCGTGATGGCTCTAGACCGGAAGATGCAAGCGCAGCATCGGGTGCTTCAGTATATGATATGATCATGCATTTAAACCCGACTTTACCAAAACGGATCGTTTAA
- a CDS encoding SRPBCC family protein: protein MVERRNIEKLFMVKVCREFDIDIERVFDAWIDPDNLGNWLFGTPDGKDKTSEVDPRVGGDFRIGERRGDEMAMHVGTYHEIDRPNRIVFSYYMENVNEDMPSNVIVDFETTDEGCRVSVTHEMDDIWSEYEASAIDGWNMIFDGLEKQL, encoded by the coding sequence ATGGTTGAAAGAAGAAACATTGAGAAATTATTCATGGTAAAAGTATGCCGTGAATTTGATATTGATATCGAACGCGTTTTTGATGCTTGGATTGATCCTGATAATCTTGGTAATTGGTTGTTTGGAACGCCGGATGGGAAAGATAAAACCTCAGAAGTCGATCCGCGTGTTGGTGGAGATTTCAGGATTGGCGAAAGGCGTGGTGATGAAATGGCCATGCATGTGGGTACCTATCATGAAATTGATAGGCCGAACAGGATCGTTTTTAGTTACTATATGGAAAATGTAAACGAAGATATGCCATCAAATGTCATTGTTGATTTTGAAACAACGGATGAAGGATGCCGCGTATCCGTTACTCATGAAATGGATGATATCTGGTCAGAATATGAAGCTAGCGCCATTGACGGCTGGAATATGATTTTTGACGGGCTAGAAAAACAGCTTTAA
- a CDS encoding P1 family peptidase, with product MKITSLAILGIILSGTTVLADNGKPRARDIGLEIGTIAPGKYNAITDVEGVRVGHHTVNIGDDVRTGITAIIPSDHDMYRYPVPAWIHSGNGYGKLIGETQAREFGEIETPIILGCTLCVWTAAESMKDWLLSKPGEGQHTINPIVGETNDSRVNNMWNKDAMKPEYTVAALENAKTGSVEEGSVGAGRGTQAFGWKGGIGTSSRVLPESMGGYTVGVLVQTNYGGELMMNGAPVGRELGQYSYKTQLEQARAGEVPMDGGSIMIVVATDAPILSRNLDRLAKRGMMGLARTGSIAHNSSGDYVIAFSTNPDVRRDRGAREPVPSKTLTNSAMSPLFQAVVEATQEAIFNAMLKAETVTSTQGTLEAIDVDKVKEILEKYNVTNYDQKLSPVGGQN from the coding sequence ATGAAAATTACTTCTTTGGCGATTCTGGGGATTATTTTAAGTGGCACAACTGTATTAGCAGATAACGGGAAACCGCGTGCTCGTGATATTGGACTTGAAATTGGCACGATTGCGCCAGGGAAATATAACGCCATAACGGACGTGGAAGGGGTGCGTGTCGGTCACCACACCGTCAATATTGGTGATGATGTTAGAACGGGCATCACGGCCATTATTCCGTCGGATCATGATATGTACCGCTATCCGGTTCCGGCGTGGATACATTCTGGTAATGGTTATGGAAAGCTGATCGGAGAAACGCAAGCAAGAGAATTTGGTGAAATTGAAACGCCTATTATTCTAGGGTGCACGCTTTGTGTCTGGACGGCTGCGGAAAGTATGAAAGATTGGCTACTATCCAAGCCGGGTGAGGGACAACACACGATTAACCCGATTGTTGGCGAAACTAACGATAGCCGTGTTAACAACATGTGGAATAAAGATGCCATGAAACCGGAATATACGGTTGCGGCGCTTGAAAATGCGAAAACCGGCTCTGTTGAGGAAGGTTCCGTTGGTGCTGGCCGCGGGACGCAGGCTTTTGGTTGGAAGGGCGGTATCGGAACCAGTTCTCGTGTGCTTCCTGAAAGTATGGGGGGGTACACTGTCGGTGTTCTGGTTCAAACCAATTATGGTGGTGAATTAATGATGAATGGGGCACCGGTTGGGCGTGAGCTTGGTCAATATTCATATAAAACCCAACTTGAACAGGCGCGCGCTGGTGAGGTGCCGATGGATGGTGGTTCTATCATGATTGTTGTTGCGACCGATGCACCGATTTTATCCCGTAATCTGGACCGCCTAGCAAAACGAGGCATGATGGGGTTAGCGCGTACAGGATCAATTGCCCATAATAGTTCAGGTGATTATGTGATTGCTTTTTCCACAAATCCGGATGTAAGACGTGACCGCGGTGCGCGTGAACCTGTTCCATCAAAAACACTTACAAATTCAGCCATGTCACCGCTATTTCAAGCCGTGGTTGAAGCAACACAGGAAGCCATTTTTAACGCAATGTTGAAAGCGGAAACGGTAACCAGCACACAAGGAACACTTGAGGCAATTGATGTTGATAAAGTTAAAGAGATCCTCGAAAAGTATAATGTGACAAATTATGATCAGAAATTGTCACCCGTAGGAGGTCAAAATTAA
- a CDS encoding threonine/serine dehydratase, producing the protein MTKKIGTDQFIEIARASSRIRNVIDPTPLVKSKSLSDDGTSVYYKMENLNPTGSFKLRGAANKILSMSQEERKKGVVTASTGNHGAGVGYMCQKTGTKGTVFGPADMSQAKYDGMVSYGVEVVKNDGDPINGEINARKYASDNDIPFISPYNDPLIVGGQGTIGFELFAEIQDLDAVFISLGGGGLMSGIAIALANLSPKTKIIACSPTNSKVMQESVAAGTVLDLPSEPTLSDGTAGGVEQGTITFEYCRDYVDEFIDVSEDELITGLRIFIDDTNTIGEGAVGVAVAGYLRQKEKWQGKKIAIVACGGNISRNTLKEIL; encoded by the coding sequence ATGACCAAAAAAATCGGCACAGACCAATTTATTGAAATCGCACGCGCCAGTTCACGCATCAGAAACGTGATTGACCCTACGCCATTAGTGAAAAGTAAGTCGTTAAGTGATGATGGCACAAGTGTTTATTATAAAATGGAAAATTTAAATCCGACCGGTTCATTCAAGCTGCGTGGCGCAGCAAATAAAATTCTTTCCATGTCGCAAGAAGAACGTAAAAAAGGCGTCGTGACCGCATCAACCGGAAATCATGGTGCGGGGGTCGGATATATGTGTCAAAAAACAGGCACAAAAGGAACGGTATTTGGTCCAGCTGATATGTCACAAGCGAAATATGACGGAATGGTTTCTTATGGTGTAGAGGTGGTTAAAAATGATGGCGACCCAATTAACGGAGAAATCAACGCGAGGAAATATGCAAGCGACAATGATATTCCGTTTATATCACCATATAATGACCCATTGATAGTCGGTGGTCAGGGTACAATCGGTTTTGAATTGTTCGCTGAAATTCAGGACCTTGACGCGGTTTTTATATCGCTTGGTGGTGGCGGGCTAATGTCCGGTATCGCTATTGCATTGGCAAATCTTTCTCCCAAGACAAAGATCATCGCCTGTTCACCGACCAATTCAAAAGTGATGCAGGAAAGTGTTGCTGCGGGTACAGTTTTGGATTTGCCATCTGAACCAACCTTATCAGATGGAACAGCTGGTGGCGTTGAGCAGGGCACAATCACATTTGAATATTGCCGTGATTATGTCGATGAATTTATTGATGTTAGCGAAGATGAACTTATAACGGGCCTTCGAATATTTATCGATGACACTAACACTATTGGTGAAGGGGCCGTTGGCGTTGCTGTTGCGGGCTATTTACGCCAGAAGGAAAAATGGCAAGGTAAAAAGATCGCAATTGTGGCATGTGGCGGTAATATTTCCAGAAATACATTAAAAGAAATCCTTTAA
- a CDS encoding alpha/beta fold hydrolase has protein sequence MVVMQNFCQKLFCILVVILSVSVAQAENYIAKDGTNIDFAVSGAGEPLVMLHSGMMSRDDMAAQIDYFSNNYKVIAIDAREQGRSGKSEQQISYELMASDVIGVMDHLNIEKFNLFGQSDGAITALMVTHMHPQRVEKQIIHGAVYHYDAYPQSQRDRWKSVTWDKDSERDNDPNGFPGMAIESYLLGRKDLADFESHYQEMAMMWATSPALNKTDLNNINIPTLVIVGDHYDISISHTVEMHEALANSELFVVPGATHFVHQEKPDLLHRVMHDFLN, from the coding sequence ATGGTAGTGATGCAAAACTTTTGTCAGAAATTATTTTGCATCCTTGTTGTGATTTTATCTGTTTCTGTTGCACAAGCAGAAAACTATATCGCAAAAGATGGAACGAATATTGATTTTGCTGTCAGCGGGGCGGGGGAGCCGCTTGTTATGTTACACAGCGGCATGATGTCACGTGATGATATGGCCGCGCAGATAGATTATTTTTCCAATAATTATAAAGTCATCGCCATCGATGCGCGCGAACAAGGACGTAGCGGAAAATCGGAACAGCAAATATCATATGAATTGATGGCATCAGATGTAATTGGTGTTATGGATCACCTTAATATTGAAAAGTTTAATTTGTTTGGACAAAGCGATGGTGCAATTACCGCATTAATGGTTACACATATGCACCCACAGCGCGTTGAAAAACAAATCATTCATGGGGCGGTGTATCATTATGATGCTTACCCGCAGTCACAACGCGATAGGTGGAAAAGTGTTACGTGGGATAAAGACAGCGAACGTGATAATGATCCAAATGGATTTCCAGGCATGGCGATTGAAAGTTATTTGTTAGGTCGTAAAGATTTAGCGGACTTTGAAAGCCATTATCAGGAAATGGCAATGATGTGGGCGACGTCCCCAGCACTTAACAAAACGGATTTAAATAATATTAATATTCCGACACTTGTGATTGTTGGTGATCATTATGATATATCCATTAGCCACACTGTTGAAATGCATGAAGCTTTAGCCAATAGCGAACTTTTTGTTGTGCCAGGGGCAACGCACTTCGTTCATCAGGAAAAACCGGATTTATTGCATAGAGTTATGCATGATTTTTTAAATTAA
- a CDS encoding aminotransferase class V-fold PLP-dependent enzyme, with protein sequence MSALYLSGSHSTALAGADVRALAAAQNGTSGTELFWDKIREEFVIEKDLNILNAANMTPTPKVVHDTVIEHTLDMERNCSFQNRAKYRDLTEKSREFIAGFLGADTDEIGFVRNTSEANNTVINGLDLGPDDEVLIWDQNHPCNNIAWHQRAERLGFKVVTVSTPPILNTTEDLLRPFKEAINSRTKVLAFSHISNQTGTSLPGKEMTELAHAHGAKSLVDGAQTFGYMEIDLHDMGCDFYTSSGQKWILGPREASFVYVRRDAQEELWPNIVTVGWERVKEQGAKKYESLGQRDDGRLWALGRAVEFHQMIGQKRIENRINDLAAALRGHMQEKIRDIDFLTEQASGYNSGIIVALISNTDAPKAAQKIYDNYRIAGAIGGNDSVLRVRLCPHIYNSMEQMERVANYISLSI encoded by the coding sequence ATGAGTGCACTTTATTTATCCGGCAGTCATTCGACCGCGCTTGCTGGCGCTGATGTTCGCGCTCTTGCCGCAGCCCAAAACGGAACTTCCGGTACAGAATTATTTTGGGATAAAATCCGCGAAGAATTTGTAATTGAAAAAGACCTTAATATTTTAAACGCGGCAAACATGACGCCGACACCAAAAGTGGTACATGACACGGTAATTGAACACACACTTGATATGGAAAGGAATTGTTCCTTTCAAAACCGCGCCAAGTATCGTGACTTAACGGAAAAGTCGCGTGAATTTATCGCCGGTTTCCTGGGCGCCGATACGGATGAAATTGGTTTCGTGCGCAACACTTCAGAAGCAAATAACACAGTGATTAATGGCCTTGATCTTGGTCCCGACGATGAAGTTTTAATCTGGGATCAAAATCATCCCTGCAACAACATAGCATGGCATCAACGTGCAGAAAGACTTGGATTTAAGGTGGTTACAGTTTCAACGCCCCCTATTCTAAACACAACTGAAGACCTGCTGCGCCCATTTAAAGAAGCCATTAATTCAAGAACAAAAGTACTGGCATTCAGCCATATTTCAAATCAAACAGGGACGTCTTTGCCGGGCAAAGAAATGACGGAACTTGCCCACGCGCATGGCGCCAAAAGCCTTGTAGATGGTGCACAGACATTTGGGTATATGGAAATTGATTTACATGATATGGGATGCGATTTTTACACCTCAAGCGGTCAAAAATGGATTCTTGGCCCGCGTGAAGCCAGCTTTGTTTATGTACGCAGAGATGCACAAGAGGAACTCTGGCCAAATATCGTAACGGTTGGCTGGGAACGTGTTAAAGAGCAAGGGGCTAAAAAATATGAAAGTCTCGGCCAACGCGACGATGGCCGTCTATGGGCATTGGGGCGAGCCGTCGAATTTCATCAAATGATCGGACAAAAACGCATTGAAAACCGCATAAATGATCTTGCCGCCGCGCTTCGAGGACACATGCAGGAAAAAATACGTGATATTGATTTCCTGACCGAGCAAGCTTCGGGCTATAACAGCGGCATTATCGTGGCATTAATTTCAAACACGGACGCCCCAAAAGCCGCACAGAAAATTTATGATAATTATCGTATCGCAGGTGCCATCGGCGGCAATGATAGCGTTCTTCGCGTCCGGCTCTGCCCACATATTTATAATTCCATGGAACAAATGGAACGCGTTGCTAATTATATTTCATTATCGATATAA
- a CDS encoding tetratricopeptide repeat protein, whose protein sequence is MNKAARVYLKQGKKLEAQGKNAEAISVYETALNENPGNPEILFALGNVAKKMGMYSIAEQMFRAVYGIKPDSIEAATNLAIVINEQDRPDEAIDIYQALLALNPEHVPTWINVGNSVLLKDDLETAEIFYNEALRLKSGSVEAMTNLADIYLQKKRYEEALTLLDKALKRDKRNALIRHTRGDALFLLGRLEEGWKEHDFSSWNRKDKQKKYHHQLKRWKGEDLTNKRILLTCEQGIGDQMRYLSALEDIISTAKEVVVEIDERLVEIFARTYPEITVKSLNVKLIANVSHFHYDWDVNELDYADSMLGACRILKNDINDFSEVDRQFVTNEALDQKWKERLTPYSDKLKVGICWRSGKQSLKRNINYPSLEEWGPIIKAKDVHFFNLMYDDCAEEIEIIKNEMGVEIITFDDVDYKNDLEDVFSLIGQLDLTIGVMSAPANMACVLGKEALVPFRCPGWETFGKNKFTITPSIQPFFQNELGKWEDVMAEIANSLNSRI, encoded by the coding sequence ATGAATAAAGCAGCGAGGGTTTATTTAAAGCAAGGCAAGAAGCTAGAGGCACAAGGTAAAAATGCCGAAGCCATTTCAGTTTATGAAACTGCTTTAAATGAAAATCCAGGTAATCCAGAAATTTTATTTGCGCTGGGCAATGTTGCTAAAAAAATGGGTATGTATTCAATAGCGGAACAAATGTTCAGGGCTGTTTATGGCATAAAACCAGATTCAATTGAGGCAGCAACAAATCTTGCGATTGTAATTAATGAACAAGACCGCCCCGATGAAGCGATTGATATTTATCAGGCATTACTCGCATTAAATCCTGAACATGTTCCTACATGGATTAACGTTGGAAATAGTGTGCTGTTAAAAGATGACCTTGAAACCGCAGAAATTTTTTACAACGAGGCGTTAAGGTTAAAGTCAGGCTCTGTCGAAGCGATGACAAACCTTGCGGATATTTATTTGCAGAAAAAACGTTATGAAGAGGCGCTTACTTTACTTGATAAAGCTCTTAAACGAGATAAAAGGAATGCACTGATACGTCATACCCGTGGCGATGCATTATTCCTTCTGGGGCGTTTGGAAGAAGGATGGAAAGAACATGATTTTTCATCATGGAACAGGAAAGATAAGCAAAAAAAATATCATCACCAATTAAAAAGATGGAAAGGCGAAGATCTTACGAATAAGAGAATTCTTCTGACGTGCGAGCAGGGGATCGGTGACCAAATGCGTTATCTAAGTGCGTTAGAAGACATCATATCTACTGCTAAAGAGGTTGTTGTTGAGATCGATGAGCGACTAGTAGAAATTTTCGCGCGTACCTATCCGGAAATCACGGTGAAGTCGCTGAATGTAAAATTGATAGCGAATGTAAGTCATTTTCATTACGACTGGGACGTCAATGAACTTGATTATGCGGATTCAATGCTGGGAGCCTGTCGAATTTTAAAGAATGATATCAATGATTTTTCAGAAGTTGATAGACAGTTCGTTACCAATGAGGCTCTTGATCAAAAGTGGAAAGAGAGGCTAACGCCATATAGCGACAAGTTGAAAGTCGGTATTTGCTGGCGAAGTGGAAAACAGTCATTAAAAAGAAATATCAATTATCCATCACTTGAAGAGTGGGGGCCTATTATTAAAGCAAAAGATGTTCATTTCTTTAATCTTATGTATGACGACTGCGCTGAAGAAATAGAAATAATTAAGAATGAAATGGGTGTAGAGATCATAACATTTGATGATGTTGATTATAAAAATGATCTTGAAGATGTTTTTTCATTAATTGGACAGCTGGATTTGACGATCGGGGTAATGAGTGCGCCAGCAAACATGGCGTGTGTTTTGGGTAAAGAAGCATTGGTGCCATTTAGGTGCCCTGGATGGGAAACATTTGGAAAGAATAAATTTACGATTACTCCATCCATACAACCTTTCTTTCAAAATGAACTTGGTAAGTGGGAAGATGTGATGGCCGAGATTGCAAATAGTCTGAATTCCCGAATTTAA
- a CDS encoding alpha/beta hydrolase, which translates to MTVDIMKYFKIILLSIMAIILPIFAHAQTPQELAQTLEEKKFEYPWEVKVFDLPTSSNGVGYRLYVRPPIEPPEEGQKSSTIYFLDPLALFTPAAAMSYNYEYFNYMPSSYFVGIGYQDEADGKWKEENRTRDYTPTSFAPPDDSHFLSGNPVDYENSGGADAFFDVVQNEVIPFIEAKYDVDDKERVLVGKSMSGLAASYAVMTRPGLFKRYLIVSPSIWWDDFLYPRMDRAIMKVAENTKDTKYPFETRVYFAVGDAEERMSLVTDLYVLFNSLQRRFDPNLKLNIEVLPDELHEGVFPNAFMRGIVGLYADEEGRRSSASKLKWD; encoded by the coding sequence ATGACAGTTGACATCATGAAATATTTCAAAATTATCTTACTTTCAATCATGGCAATCATATTGCCCATTTTTGCGCATGCGCAAACACCACAAGAGCTGGCACAAACTCTTGAAGAAAAGAAGTTTGAATATCCATGGGAAGTGAAGGTTTTTGATTTGCCCACATCATCAAATGGTGTCGGCTATCGGTTATATGTACGGCCACCTATTGAACCACCTGAAGAAGGGCAAAAATCATCCACAATATATTTCCTTGATCCGTTAGCGCTTTTTACCCCCGCCGCAGCCATGAGTTACAATTACGAATATTTCAATTATATGCCCAGTAGTTATTTTGTTGGAATAGGATATCAGGATGAGGCTGATGGAAAATGGAAAGAGGAAAATCGCACTCGTGATTATACGCCAACATCGTTTGCTCCGCCGGATGATAGTCATTTCTTATCCGGAAATCCTGTAGATTATGAAAATTCAGGGGGTGCTGATGCATTTTTCGATGTCGTTCAGAACGAAGTCATCCCATTTATCGAAGCAAAATATGATGTTGATGATAAAGAACGCGTATTAGTCGGTAAATCTATGAGCGGTTTGGCGGCATCCTACGCTGTTATGACAAGACCAGGATTATTTAAGCGGTATTTGATTGTTAGCCCATCAATTTGGTGGGATGATTTTTTGTATCCCCGAATGGACCGCGCAATTATGAAGGTTGCAGAAAATACAAAGGATACGAAATATCCGTTTGAAACACGTGTTTATTTTGCCGTCGGGGATGCGGAAGAACGTATGAGCCTAGTGACGGATTTATATGTGTTGTTTAATTCATTGCAGCGACGGTTTGATCCAAATTTGAAATTGAATATTGAAGTGCTGCCGGATGAGTTACATGAGGGGGTGTTTCCAAATGCTTTTATGCGCGGCATTGTTGGTCTTTATGCGGATGAAGAGGGGCGTCGTTCATCCGCATCAAAACTGAAATGGGATTAG
- a CDS encoding ArsR/SmtB family transcription factor has product MATDQLSLIFGALADPTRRGILERLAKGRATVGELSEPYDMSMAAISKHLKVLEKAGLITRTKEAQWRHCQFEGASLKEASDWVEKYKQFWDGQLSSLYGFLKKQDY; this is encoded by the coding sequence ATGGCTACAGATCAACTCAGTTTAATTTTTGGTGCGCTTGCTGACCCGACCCGTCGTGGGATATTAGAACGCCTTGCTAAGGGGCGGGCAACTGTTGGGGAACTTTCGGAACCGTATGATATGAGCATGGCAGCAATTTCCAAGCATTTAAAGGTGTTGGAAAAGGCAGGGCTTATTACACGAACGAAAGAAGCCCAGTGGCGACATTGCCAGTTCGAAGGCGCATCGCTAAAAGAAGCGTCCGATTGGGTCGAAAAGTACAAACAATTCTGGGATGGTCAGCTATCAAGTCTTTATGGTTTTTTGAAGAAGCAGGATTATTAA
- a CDS encoding 3-keto-disaccharide hydrolase, producing MNKTIIGLTLAACMSITAHAADNELTAEEKAAGWELLFDGKDLNKDWRGYKMETSPTKWEVEDGAIFFNPNNYGTGGDIISRNQYSEFEFSLEWKVAPASNSGIFYLAVESDDYKHPYETAPEMQVLDNTRHGDGKIKSHRAGDLYDLMESRVENVKPVGEWNKVLIKVEGNNLEHWQNGELVIKTTMWDDNWAALIKDSKFETWPGFGKAKTGHFALQDHGDPVWYKNIKVRKLD from the coding sequence ATGAATAAAACAATCATTGGATTAACTCTGGCTGCATGTATGTCAATTACGGCCCATGCTGCTGATAACGAACTAACCGCTGAGGAAAAAGCAGCCGGTTGGGAACTTCTTTTCGACGGCAAAGATCTTAATAAAGATTGGCGTGGCTATAAAATGGAAACCAGCCCGACAAAATGGGAAGTCGAAGATGGCGCTATTTTCTTTAACCCAAATAATTACGGCACAGGTGGCGATATCATCAGTCGCAATCAATATAGTGAATTTGAATTTTCACTGGAATGGAAAGTGGCACCAGCATCAAACAGTGGTATTTTTTATCTTGCTGTTGAAAGTGATGATTATAAACATCCATATGAAACCGCACCGGAAATGCAAGTGCTTGATAACACAAGACACGGCGACGGAAAAATCAAGTCACATCGCGCAGGTGATCTTTATGATCTGATGGAAAGCCGTGTTGAAAATGTAAAGCCCGTTGGCGAATGGAACAAGGTTCTAATCAAGGTAGAAGGCAACAACCTTGAACATTGGCAAAACGGTGAATTGGTCATTAAAACCACCATGTGGGACGACAACTGGGCCGCACTGATTAAAGACAGCAAATTTGAAACTTGGCCGGGTTTCGGCAAAGCAAAGACTGGCCACTTTGCCTTACAAGATCATGGTGACCCAGTATGGTATAAAAACATCAAGGTTAGAAAATTAGACTAA